In Dehalococcoidia bacterium, the genomic window ATGGCGGCGTGGTGCTGCTGCTGGTCCCGGCGTCGGCGGACGGCATCAGCCTGACTCGCCTGGACAGCATCGCTCGAGACCCGCAGTTCGCGGTGGAGTTCTCGGGCGTGTTTGTGCAGGACGGAGTCGTGGGTGATGCCAGCCAAGGTAATGAGGCGCTCAAGCGCGCGCTCGACAGGGCTGCGCTGCTCCACTGCGCTCACTGTATCGGGGGTGCGCAACACGTCCAGGAGATGACCGTCGAGTACACCAAGCAGCGGGTGCAGTTCGATCGTGCAATCGCCACGTTCCAATCAGTGCAGCACGACTGCGCTGACATGGTGATCGCGATAGACTCGGCACGGCTTGCGACCTACGATGCGATCACCAAGATCGAGGATGGCCAGTCGGCGGACAAGGAGATCGCGCTGGCGAAGTCGCTGACGAACCACGCCTACAAGTGGACGACGCTGACGGCGCAGCAGATACACGGCGGCATCGGGTTCATGGAGGAGTACGACCTCCAGCTATGGACGCGAAGAGCCAAGGTGGCGGAGCTCAAGTTCGGCGCATCGTCGGGGCACGTGGAGACGTTCGCACAGCAGATGGGGCTGAAATAGCTCGGCTCCCACTCTCATTCGATAGTCTTGGAAGACCTCAAAGTTCATCTGCGCCTTTCATCGATCTCGGAAATCAGCGACAATTGAAATGCTAGGTAGTTCCTACTGTCGTTCATCAGTCGACACCCAACAGGGAGAGCGTCCACCATGACCAACGTCACAGAGATTCAAGAGGCAATCCTGGCTCTTCCTGAACCGGACTATGCTCAACTCAGGCAGTGGCTCAGCAAGTTGGACTGGGACAGGTGGGACCGACAGATAGAGGCGGACTCAGAAGACGGGAACCTGGACTTCCTGATCGCCGATGCTGAGGAATCCAAGCGACAGGGCACGCTACAGGAACTCTAGGTGCATCGGGCTACTCCCCGCTTCTGGCGATACTTCGAACGCCTACCCGAACCAGTTCAAAGACTCGCGAGGCGCAATTTCGAGATTCTGAAAGACGATCCCAGATATCCGTCCCTCCAATTCAAGAGAGTTGGGCGATTCAGGAGCGTTCGAGTAGGCCTTGCGCACAGGGCACTGGCAGTCGAAGACGGTGAAGACTTCGTTTGGGTGTGGATTGGTAATCACGACGACTACGACAGGATGATCGAGTCATAGTCGGCGAAGGAGCTAGTTGAAGCGGCCCATTGCCCTGTCTATGCCGTCTTCCATCAGGCTGACTATGGCCTGGGATGCCCTGTCGATGGCGTCGTCGACCTGCTGCTGGTCCTCGGACGACATCTCACCCAGGACCCAGCCGACTCGGTCGGTGCCGGGAGGGGGCTGA contains:
- a CDS encoding acyl-CoA/acyl-ACP dehydrogenase yields the protein MDLSLTESQQKLKDTAREVFEVECPTSLVRAMEQDDRGYPADLWERISGLGWSGLPFPEELGGSGGTLTDLAVLLEEFGRSLVPGPFFNSVAVVGLTLLDAGTDAQRTELLPRIADGSVIATAALLDANARYGPDSVSMTAERRDGGYVLNGTKMFVEYANSADLMLVPARSDGGVVLLLVPASADGISLTRLDSIARDPQFAVEFSGVFVQDGVVGDASQGNEALKRALDRAALLHCAHCIGGAQHVQEMTVEYTKQRVQFDRAIATFQSVQHDCADMVIAIDSARLATYDAITKIEDGQSADKEIALAKSLTNHAYKWTTLTAQQIHGGIGFMEEYDLQLWTRRAKVAELKFGASSGHVETFAQQMGLK